One region of Mangifera indica cultivar Alphonso chromosome 3, CATAS_Mindica_2.1, whole genome shotgun sequence genomic DNA includes:
- the LOC123211505 gene encoding uncharacterized protein LOC123211505, which yields MDATAISGSRGRGLPSPCIHSSCPRTPNSAALVIQSMATQKPLPSASKTVSSRKNSIVFPLGEPGPRNRPLVTSPPVKLLTRVEQLKLLSKAEKAGLLSAAEKFGFSLSAIEKLGLLSKAEEFGVLSAATDPGTPGALFSLSLGLLLLGPSCVYLVPEDYPWQVVLQVVVALVSVVGGSAAFAAWNLVSNLQKSN from the exons ATGGACGCCACAGCAATTTCTGGGAGCAGAGGAAGAGGCCTACCATCACCATGTATCCATTCTTCTTGTCCAAGAACCCCAAATTCAGCTGCCCTTGTTATTCAATCCATGGCCACCCAGAAACCTCTACCATCTGCCTCCAAAACTGTCAGCTCCAGAAAG AATTCAATTGTGTTCCCTCTTGGCGAGCCAGGCCCCAGGAATAGGCCACTTGTAACTAGTCCTCCAGTCAAGCTGCTAACAAGAGTGGAGCAACTCAAACTACTGTCCAAAGCTGAGAAAGCCGGCCTCTTATCTGCTGCTGAGAAGTTTGGTTTCTCTCTATCAGCCATTGAGAAACTGGGTCTCCTTTCAAAGGCAGAAGAGTTTGGAGTGCTTTCTGCAGCGACAGACCCTGGAACACCAGGGGCTCTGTTCAGCCTCAGCTTGGGGTTACTACTTTTAGGCCCCTCTTGCGTTTATCTTGTGCCTGAAGATTATCCCTGGCAGGTGGTATTGCAAGTTGTGGTTGCTCTAGTTTCTGTAGTTGGCGGTTCTGCAGCTTTTGCTGCTTGGAATTTGGTATCGAATTTGCagaaatcaaactga
- the LOC123210813 gene encoding mitochondrial import receptor subunit TOM5 homolog: MIASKPQNPSVEIEHTVSHSTSMADSVISLDKLKAIWHSQIHDEEKWALNVKLLRAAGLFAGSIFLMRNYGDLMAI, from the exons ATGATTGCCTCTAAACCCCAAAACCCTAGCGTCGAAATTGAACACACTGTCTCTCACAGTACATCAATGGCGGACTCCGTGATTTCTCTTGATAAGCTGAAAGCCATCTGGCATTCTCAGATTCATGACGAGGAGAAATGGGCCCTCAACGTG AAACTGCTGCGTGCTGCTGGGCTGTTTGCTGGATCAATTTTTCTGATGCGCAATTATGGTGATCTTATGGCCATATGA